Below is a genomic region from Enoplosus armatus isolate fEnoArm2 chromosome 10, fEnoArm2.hap1, whole genome shotgun sequence.
CAGCAGCTCACAGGAAAATATCTGAATTAGAAATCAAAACCATGTTGATGTTACGTTTGATGTAGCACTTCCTAAGGACTCttattaaccctttaacaccgagtgtgtcgtcggcgacacgtttgcgcaagcgcactttgggattaccataattacgtcacggtttgcgctaTAGGAAAAATTtcaacggtttctgaaagctgagatgttggtgtcattacggtaatttcacttgcgcctctcagtcaaaataagcaaaaaagtccaggtggacattttgaggcttaggttataaccctttaaaacctagacctggctgtaaagcgcaacgtctcagctttcagaaaccgttggaatttttccgatagtgCAAACTGTGatgtaattatggtaatccaaagtgcgcttgcacAAACGTGTCTCCTACGTCCgactcggtgttaaagggttaatcTATTAAGTACTCTCATTATTCTATAGCATCAACAGTGTTATCCCGGTTTAATGCCtagtatatattgtatataccTGAAAATGACGTGTTGTGgttgatttctttcttcctgttcaGTAATTTGTAGAAATAATCCCCATCAGGTTTGTAGGAACACAGAACCAAGACTCTGGACTCGATCAATCTTTAACCCTTTCATAACAAGCTCCTCCTGATGGGAAGTGATCCAAACACAGAAGTCACCAAGAGTCTCTGATTGGTTAACAATTAAAGATGGGCTCGTGTGTCATTACACTTCAATCCACTAGGAAACTTCTGATCACATGGATCCGGACATGGATCTCGGCTCTGCCCGACAACACGTCTCGAATCAAAGttctttgatttgaatgaaCGCAGGTTATAAATTGATTATGTACTAAACACctgcttctgttttatttcaaaatgacacttttcatcaacacaaacagggctgtgattggctgcttcaGAGTGAATGAGCTGAGAGCCAATCACAGCCCTGTTTGTGTTGATTGACACGTCAGATTTTACAGTTCCCtgtttaaattctgtattttatgttttcattcgTTTAATTATTTACTTCACAATGCCACGTTTATTTTCTGATACTGAACACTTTGGGGCTCCgtataaaacatgcaaaaccagcAGGCTGTCCCATTGAACTCTGACAGAGGACCAGTTTTTAGATCCAACAAACCTTAGGAGACAAAACCTGCTTCATCCTGGACTCAAACACAAGAAACTGTCCTCTGTGGGACCAGCTGCAGGTGATGTGGTCTACAGCGCCCTCTGTGCCAccctccagaacagctgctgcctctgctggttCAGGTGTATCTGCAGGTGTGGTTACAGTCTGATATGGTCTACAGCGCCCCCTGTGCCAccctccagaacagctgctgcctctgctggtCCGTCATGGTATcgcagctctgcagcaggttgGCGATGACGAGCGTCTGCTGAACGCTGGAGGACTTCACCCACAGACGACCGTTCATCCCGACCACCAGCTCACAGGggaacagctgctgcaggtcagaCAGGACCTCACTGTAGGGGGACAGCAGTCTGGGggggaaaaatataaataaagagtATATAAGCACAGCGGAGATCATCGAGTCCAAGGAcagtaacactgacacactgtttgTACCTTCTGACGAGTCCCAGAGAGACCGTGAAGAgcagacctcctcctccaaatACTCCCATCCCATTGGCTCGTCCTGAACTGTCCATACACACCAGCTCCGGCTCCATGTCCTTATTGGCTATGATGAACTGAGAGAACACCAGGTCACCCACCTGCAAAGGTaacacacagggagggaggggtcaCACCTGGACTTCCTGTCCCCAGTGGCTCACCTGGACTTTCTGTCCTCAGTGGTTCACCTGGACTTCCGGTCCTCAGTGGCTCACCTGGACATTATGTCCTCAGTGGCTCACCTGGACTTCCTGTCCTCAGTGGCTCACCTGTACATTATGTCCTCAGTGTCTCACCTGGACTTCCTGTCCTCAGTGGCTAACCTGGACTTCCTGTCCTCAGTGTCTCACCTTGACATTATCTCTTCAGTGGCTCACCTGGACATTATGTCCTCAGTGTCTCACCTGGACCTACTGTCCTCAGTGGTTCACCTGAACGTTATGTCCTCAGTGTCTCACCTGGACTTCCTGTCCTCAGTGGTTAACCTGGACTTCCTGTCCTCAGTGGTTAACCTGGACTTCCAGTCCTCAGTGTCTCACCTGGACTTCCTGTCCTCAGCGGCTCACCTGGACATTATGTCCTCAGTGTCTCACCTGGACTTCCTGTACTAAGTGGCTCACCTGGACGTTGGGTCGGTTCCTCTTGGTGGCTCCCTCAAACGCCAGATAGGACAGAGATGCCTGCTCACTTCCTCCAAAGTCCACCTTGAAGATGTCTCCTGATTTGACCGTCACGATGCCTATGATGGTCTCTCCTTTAGCTGGGACatactgaggacagagagagacagactcaactcccagcatgcactgctcAAACACAGCCTTCTACTGCGAAATCTGCCGAACTCCATCAAACGGAAGgcaatttatcatttttttatcatgtattttattgttagaAGAAAAATGGATAACCCTCATAAATGGTTTTGGTCTTCAGAGTAACTCGGGGTGCAACTAGTTCACCGAGCGGCACTTTCAATAAAGTGCGTTGTGTCCCAACTGGTTTTCAAACTAACTGGTTCCCATACGCGTTAGTAACTATTAGAGACTACTAGAGAAGGGTTAACACCGGAGCTGATTAATGAAGTTAAACTTTAATGGCACAAAACGCGTCTCTATACTTTTCTAAACGGAGTCCTGCATGTTGTGAAAGCTAgtgtaaatatttcacagtgaaCAGATACTCGACGTTAGCGGCGAATATGAACTTATTCCAGTGAACATCGTGTCTCTAAAGTCTCACCCTCCTCTGCTGAGAATCCATCCAGAACATGTTTGGCTGTTTGTGTCGGAGGACGCCGCTTTTACACACCACCAGCCGGTCTCCGCTCCGCCTCAGACCCGGACCACACACCACCTTCTCCGGTTTCACGTGGTCCGTTAGAGAGATGGTGTCGTCGGTCTCAAAGGAGAATTCATCTCCTGGTAACAAAATCTCCCCGACTTTATGttttaaacaggaaaacatCACGACAATTCAGCAACTTCACCAAcatgtgatgttgttgttgttgttcggactgaaagaaatgtgacacacaggaaacaggaagctcCGCCTGCAGCGCCCCCTGCGGGGCCGGAGGAGCAAAACGTCTCACCACGTGATTCCTCACTGGCAGTAAAGTCAGAATACTTTCTACGTGAAACAAAGACAACGAggcaaaaataagaaaacaatatttaaaggttttgaaagaaaatatttaaatttagtAAATAATTCGATTTTCTTTTGTGAACAAGTGGAAGAAAGAACCGAAACTGAAAgctttttgatttgattttgtttatctTGACTTTATATCTCGTTTGTACTTGTTCAACATGAATGTATTATGACATATTTGgttatttttgttctttgtggTCCTAAGGTTCTCTTAGAGAACACAGATGGATTTGATATTGACATAAActtttgactcttttttttatcttgaatatataacattttatacCCGCACATAAACCCAACATATAGCAGGTTCAGActgatatgaatgaataaatacataaactcATTAATTACTGAGATCAGATCAGAGTTTATTGATCCCTGAAGGTAAACTCacctgttgcagcagcacagatacaggaaagataaataaacaaatgatggACAATAATTTACTATATGTAACTTGGCGTGATGTGtgaatataaagtatatatatattttttatacatAATAAGTCTACATATAATAAagtatatcattttatatatacgtatgtgcagtatatgaaatatgtataaaGGAAATCGAAGAGAATACTTTGCTCTGATCCTGGTGGTGGAGGTACTTGTAGGAAAGCTCTACTGGTTAGGACATTTTGCCAACAATATGGGGTGTCTTGTCAGGACACGGGAGGCAGGGATAtgctttaaatggtttatttctgaAGCAGGCACTTTAAAGGCAGATGCACAGGAACTTAATAGGAATCGCTATAGTAGGTGTGGTTCTAAataaggagaaataaaaaaggcatcaacttcagaatcagaatcagaatcagaaactgtttattgccaagtaacatacattacaaggaatttgctgtggtctgaaggtgctattgttttgataacaaataagtagaatataaaagctaaaataagaataaaaataaaaataagataagataaataacaacagtgcagtgaccagaataaagtaaagtgtccagataaagtgtccagtagggggtgagtgcgttaatgtaacgcagtggggacaggggtgatgtacgttaatataacgtatagcttgtgtttgtgttctgggggggggggggggggggtcagtgagagtttgtcaggttgactgcagaggggaagaaactgtttttgtggcgggaggttttggtcctgatggaccgcagcctcctgccagaggggagggggtcgaacagatggtgtccggggtgggaggggtcggcagcgatcttccctgctctcctcagggtcctggaggagtacaggtcctgaagagatgggaggttgcagccgatcaccctctctgcagagcggatgatacgctgcagtctgcgtctgtccttggtggaggcagcagcgtaccagacggtgatggaggaggtgaggatggaggaggaggtgaggatggattACAATCAGGTTACAATGTCTACTGGATAACTAAATTACCCTGTAATGTGCATAAACATGGCAAATAAACTTCAACAACTGAATAACTACAGGAATAACATGCTACATAGATGCTTACAGCTAACAGGTCATGAACGGAATGctaataaataatcaataaactACACACACGTGGCGGACATGTGGCTACACAATACACACGTGCAGGCACAGTACTCACAGGAACGGCAGGTAAATTATATCAATAACAGATAACAGCAATCAAACACCATTGTAAACATAACTATGAGCACTCACTTGCTGTCATTGACGCACACGTCATGTCAATCAGCTGTTTTGCCGTCTCAGTGGTTTGCGGGTGAGAAGTGGGAAAACGAAACTTAACTCTGCCTGCAGACCGGCGCGAGCCGTGTGCACAGGGCGTTGCCTAACAACGAGGTAAGCATCATTGTCCGAGCCTTTGGCACAGGTACTActtgcagtagtagtagtagtaataaaagCAGTACAGTTAGTCGTGGACGTACAGCGGTCTCAGTGAGTACAgagtattttcagtgttgtcGTCGTCCAGCAGAGGACGCTGTTGTTCTTCAGCTGATGATCTGAGACTAAACCCACAGACGACCTCCTGTCAGATATGAACTATTATctaaagtttatctgaagttaacATGAAGTCAAAgatcttacacacacatacagcatgttTCCTGTATAGAGTatgtatatattctatatacagtctatatgttatctacagtatatattctgtgtatttatgtatacaTCTCGAGCCACTGGAAACTCCTTGTATGTCTGAACACAGTTGAtcatgatgacgatgatgatgaaagtGATCATGCTgttgataatatatatatatatatatatatatataattcagattatataattcaattcaattcaattcaattttatttatgtagcgccaaatcacaacaaaagtcatctcatgacactttacatatagagcaggtctagaccgactctttataatgttattacagagacccaacagttcccaccatgagcaagcgcTTTGGcgacagtggagaggaaaaacttccttttaagaggcagaaacctcgagcagaaccagactctaggtcagcggtcatctgctttgaccggttgggtttgagagagagagagggagagagagagagagagagagacatagagagggagggggaaagagagagggggagagacagacagaaagagacagagagagatagatagacatagagacacagatagacagacagacaggcagagatgtatggcagcactagcagtagaaatagcaactataattataataatactggaaatatgactgataatagtagttacagctgtaataatagctgagattaataatagcaataacagctttaatagtaacagaactacgactaaacataataactgtagtgatgagagtcaggcaggcccatggcagcagcacccaggcataccaggaccacgatccacaggaacctgcgagacgagaaagcacagtGGGGTCTGAGACCACCAGTCAAgattctttttttgcatttgtttgaatgtaatactatttgttttcattacaaatgataatatcacaCATTTgtgccaaacctgatgacccatgttatcccagcatgatttgaCAATGTTGTAGTCGATTCGCTGCAGGGGTCCAcctccagagtaggcaaaacccccccagacttgaatattcccaccaccatgtttccctgttggtttgatccactgcggtatcattctctctcctgctcgtctccttacatacacccttctgttactgccagaaaTCGTTTGTagtttcagctgttttctttcttttgtactTTGTAAAGCAGTTTGAGCTGCATGTTGTGTATCAAAGGTGTTAAATAcataatgttattattattagtgaaataaaaataatcagtgAGAGTTTTGGTTGGACCAGCAGACCATCAGGGGGCAGCAGAGTCTGAAGACTCAGATCTCTCTGAGAGAAGTTCAGTGGCTACGGTGGAAGAGTCTTTATTGCTTCTGAAAGTTCCTGCTTCAGTGCTTCCGGTCTTATCTCCTTTAGCATAGGCCTCACTGGACCATCCTTTACCAAAGGAAAGGACATAATGCCGTCCCACAATTCCTTGCGGAAGCAACATTTAAAGTGACCGCGGCAGACTCACGTCAATAACATCCACTGTCTCATGATGATGAAGCCTCGTGTGAGTGCAGTCGGATCACTGTCAGAGGCACAAAGGCAGCAGCCATAGATCAGCTgcgccccccccctccaggtCAGATACAGACCAGGACCACAGCCATGCATGtcgatgagtgtgtgtgtgtgtgtgtgtgtgtgtgccagagggGGTGGGCCTCAGGGGTGCAGGTCATACATTCTTCCAGAGAGCTGATTGGATGGAGGGAGGTGTCAGGGAAtgtgcagcagctacagatGTCTGCAAAGAGCCTCCAGGTCACGACCCCTGTGTCGGTGTCAGGACCGCCACCCCCCCTCcatctgcatcatcatcatcatcatcatcatcatcatcatcatcatcatcaccaccttcatcatcatcaccttcgtTGGGGTCTGAGCCTCCACAGAGCGACACACAGGCTCTTTGTTCCTCTGCGAGCAGGATGTGGATTTAAGCTCCTTCAGGCTGATGGCTTGTTACAGAAAGAGTCTAAAGTTCAACACCTCGTTTACACTCGACACCTCATGTCAGATTTGAAACTCTTTCATTTCCACTCAGTCAGAggtagaagaagtattcagatctgtaactgcagtaaaagtaccaatacaacagtgtacaaatactctgttacaagtactagtcctgcattcagaatcACCTTAATGTCATCTCATCACACTTTAcaagaccgactctttatagtatcattacagagaccaacaggtcccactATGAGCAAGCACTAACAAAATGTTACTCAAATAAAAGTACAACCGTATCATCATCTAAATATACTTAAAGCACCATAAGTAAAAGCACACATTATGCAGAATGTtgcatttcagaataatatattagatattattagattttaattattgatgcatgtgttcatcactttatgttgcagctggtgaagatgGAGTTTAATGACTATATTCTGCTGGACAACTtcatctataataatacatcatcatttattggttgattatattttgttttattaatctgaatctgtaaagtaatctatgaaataaatgtagtggagtagatgCATAAAGTGGCAAAAAATGGAAATCctcaaagtacaagtacctcatagTTGTacaaaagtacagtacatgagtaaatgtacttagttactttacaatCCGTCTACATGTAAATCAGGGTTGGTCCTCCTCCAGTCCAGAAGGAGGTGCTGATGCACCTAAAATGGTTTGCtaactgacaaaaacaccagaagaagaaatcCTGACCTTTAGAACAGCTATCCATAAGCTAACATTTATCCATAAGCTAACATTCATCCATAAGCTAACATTTATCCATAAGTTAACAGTTATCCATCAGCTTCAGTCTCTCTGATTCAATCTCTGATTCAATCTCCAATTCAGTCTCTGATTCAGTCTCTGACTCAATCTCTCTCATTCAGTCTCTCAAATTCAGTCTCTCCGATTCAGTCTCTGATTCAGTCTCTTAAATTCAGTCTCTCAGATTCAGTCTCTTATTCAGTCTCTCAAATTCAGTCTCTGATTCAGTCCCTGATTCAGTCTCTGATTCAGTCTCTCAAATTCAGTCTCTTCGATTCAGTCTCCGATTCAGTCTCATTCAGATTAAATCTGATCTATTTTCTCTGGTTAagaaaaaggagacattttgcAGCTGAGCAGCTTCGTCTGAAACAAGAGGAAGCACAAATACCCTCAAACCTGCTGATGCAGGGAGGCAgtttacccccccacccctaaGCTTTCAGATGCAAACGAACCAGACATATGGAGAGGAGGTCTCTCTGCTGCGACCCTCCTAAAGATTCAGATTGTATGACAAATCACGTCCAGGGCAGCTCaacctcctctgtcctctgcccccccacctccatccTCTCCGCCCCCCACCACCCTCCACCACACCCCCAGACAACAGCTTCATTAGGCTGAAAGAAGAGAGTTTTTGCAGCTTTGTCAAGTCAAGACTCAcagctccttctcctctcctcaatTACTCCTTTGTTGTAGCGAATTCAAGTTATTGCACTCAGAACCATatggccctctctctctctctctctctctgctctacaAGTGCAACCTAACTTCACTCGCCCCCTGAGACACTGGCTGTCTGTAGATTTGATCAGAAACTTTCAGTCTGATCATTGAAACTATAAAAGAGGGAGGGGTGCCAGTCTTTGGTGCCACTT
It encodes:
- the exosc3 gene encoding exosome complex component RRP40 — its product is MFSCLKHKVGEILLPGDEFSFETDDTISLTDHVKPEKVVCGPGLRRSGDRLVVCKSGVLRHKQPNMFWMDSQQRRYVPAKGETIIGIVTVKSGDIFKVDFGGSEQASLSYLAFEGATKRNRPNVQVGDLVFSQFIIANKDMEPELVCMDSSGRANGMGVFGGGGLLFTVSLGLVRRLLSPYSEVLSDLQQLFPCELVVGMNGRLWVKSSSVQQTLVIANLLQSCDTMTDQQRQQLFWRVAQGAL